The following proteins are co-located in the Gossypium hirsutum isolate 1008001.06 chromosome A02, Gossypium_hirsutum_v2.1, whole genome shotgun sequence genome:
- the LOC107951546 gene encoding LOW QUALITY PROTEIN: late embryogenesis abundant protein D-29-like (The sequence of the model RefSeq protein was modified relative to this genomic sequence to represent the inferred CDS: deleted 1 base in 1 codon) has translation MASSWFFIVFLVLTAANVRCTTVDHMPSTDEDAREYSKLKTKTEEATDELNSRTQQAKDALKSKADHAANEVKSNTQQAKDRASEVGKEAKESTDSWTEWAKEKISEGLGFKQDDDPKGSVRKASDSVADTATKTKDKLQDMASGAGEYSAGKAKDMKDTAYKKTDDVTNAAKGKSSEMRQATTEKARELADSAKENANTAYIAAKEKVRDMADRTSEMTNEAQERGARKAEEAKEVVAEKAEGAAEETKKKNEETGESLKWAKEKAKQGYDAAKSKAEETIESAKDTIASGYESRSRNHKN, from the exons ATGGCTTCGAGTTGGTTTTTCATTGTGTTCCTTGTCCTAACTGCTGCCAACGTGAGGTGCACGACCGTGGACCACATGCCATCGACAGATGAGGATGCTAGAGAATATTCAAAGTTAAAGACGAAGACAGAAGAAGCCACTGATGAACTCAACAGCAGAACTCAGCAAGCCAAGGATGCCTTGAAAAGCAAGGCGGATCATGCTGCAAATGAGGTAAAGAGCAACACACAACAAGCAAAGGATAGGGCATCAGAGGTAGGGAAAGAAGCCAAGGAGTCCACAGATTCATGGACTGAATGGGCTAAAGAGAAGATATCTGAAGGGCTTGGATTCAAGCAAGACGATGATCCTAAGGGTTCTGTCAGGAAAGCCTCTGATTCCGTAGCTGACACTGCTACCAAGACCAAGGACAAGTTACAAGACATGGCCTCAG GAGCTGGTGAATACAGTGCAGGGAAGGCAAAGGACATGAAAGATACAGCCTACAAGAAGACCGATGATGTGACGAATGCGGCAAAGGGAAAGAGCAGTGAGATGAGACAAGCAACCACAGAGAAGGCCAGGGAATTAGCAGATTCTGCAAAAGAAAATGCGAACACAGCATATATTGCAGCGAAGGAAAAGGTGAGGGACATGGCGGATAGGACAAGTGAGATGACGAATGAAGCGCAGGAAAGGGGGGCTCGGAAGGCGGAAGAAGCGAAGGAGGTAGTTGCCGAGAAAGCAGAGGGTGCGGCGGAGGAAACCAAGAAAAAGAACGAAGAGACAGGGGAGAGCCTGAAGTGGGCGAAAGAGAAAGCTAAACAAGGGTACGATGCGGCCAAAAGCAAAGCTGAAGAGACCATAGAATCTGCAAAGGATACCATAGCTTCGGGCTACGAGTCG CGAAGCAGAAATCACAAGAACTGA
- the LOC107952301 gene encoding uncharacterized protein, protein MANGKLIVVCQSGGKFTTNADGTLSYSGGDAHATSLTLNTKFDDFKSEISDMWKYDLHSLSIKYLLPNNKRTLITISTDRDILRFLEFHEDSASADVYVMTPSPPAPSDATSLPCSRSSHTMPNGPVSPIDAPTDYLPDEPIFPVDAPMDFLPDAEDAGKQKTPQISSRKSCITGVGQTFNTRCELHEALDKFSLAHGFHYTLKNSDGRRFCARCKAEGCPWFFIAPKLSTTKLFRIKKMNDTHTCGVGSIRASASRKLVASIVKEKLRDTPTYKPQEIIDDIRRDLGIELNYAQAYGGIAAALEELQGSHRTAYNQLPLLSGKILETNPGSAAILNTKEDLSFHQIFVAFHASLYGFQNGCRPLLFLDCTSLKSKYRGELFTATALDGNNVIFLVAFAIVDVLSDDNWHWFLEQLKTVLSMSPEITFVADMKKEMSESLSLVFPNCFHGYCLHQLTESLKRKFKGSLTLEVVRVLISEFHSAAYAPTAEGFKKCIGTIKNISPEAYEWVLQTEPEHWANAFF, encoded by the exons ATGGCTAATGGAAAGCTGATCGTTGTATGTCAGTCCGGTGGGAAGTTCACCACCAACGCTGACGGCACCCTTTCCTACTCCGGTGGGGATGCCCACGCTACCAGTCTCACCCTCAACACAAAATTTGATGATTTCAAGTCTGAGATTTCTGATATGTGGAAGTATGACCTGCATTCTCTCAGCATTAAGTACTTGCTACCCAACAATAAGCGCACCCTTATCACCATTTCCACTGACAGAGACATACTCCGTTTCCTTGAATTCCATGAAGACTCTGCTTCTGCTGATGTTTATGTCATGACCCCCTCGCCTCCAGCTCCTAGCGATGCTACCTCCTTGCCTTGCAGCAG GTCCAGTCATACAATGCCCAATGGACCTGTTTCTCCCATTGATGCTCCTACGGATTATCTTCCCGATGAGCCTATTTTTCCCGTTGATGCTCCTATGGATTTTCTTCCTGATGCAGAAGATGCTGGGAAGCAAAAAACACCTCAAATTTCATCACGGAAGAGTTGCATTACAGGCGTAGGTCAGACTTTTAATACTCGATGTGAACTTCATGAGGCTTTGGACAAGTTTTCTTTAGCACACGGTTTCCATTATACTCTTAAAAATAGCGATGGCAGGCGTTTTTGCGCGAGGTGTAAAGCGGAAGGGTGTCCTTGGTTCTTTATAGCACCAAAATTGTCTACCACCAAGTTGTTCAGGATTAAGAAGATGAATGATACCCATACCTGTGGTGTAGGATCAATCCGAGCAAGTGCCTCAAGGAAATTGGTTGCAAGTATTGTAAAGGAAAAGTTGCGAGATACCCCTACTTACAAGCCGCAAGAAATCATCGATGATATTCGACGAGATTTGGGGATTGAACTGAATTATGCACAGGCTTATGGGGGGATAGCAGCTGCATTAGAGGAACTTCAAGGTTCACATAGAACAGCATACAATCAGTTGCCTTTGCTGAGTGGGAAAATATTGGAGACAAATCCTGGCAGTGCTGCCATTCTCAACACCAAAGAAGACTTGAGCTTTCACCAAATATTCGTTGCTTTCCATGCATCGCTCTACGGATTCCAGAATGGTTGCCGCCCACTACTTTTTCTGGACTGCACATCTTTGAAGTCAAAATACAGGGGAGAACTGTTTACTGCCACTGCTTTGGatggaaataatgttatttttCTTGTAGCTTTTGCAATTGTAGATGTACTAAGTGATGATAATTGGCATTGGTTTCTGGAGCAGCTGAAGACTGTGCTCTCTATGTCTCCTGAGATAACATTTGTGGCAGACATGAAAAAGGAGATGAGTGAATCCCTTAGCTTGGTATTTCCAAATTGTTTCCATGGTTATTGCCTGCATCAGCTAACAGAAAGCTtgaaaagaaagtttaagggATCATTAACTCTAGAGGTAGTTCGTGTGCTAATTTCTGAATTTCATAGTGCTGCCTATGCACCAACTGCTGAAGGATTCAAGAAGTGCATTGGGACTATAAAAAACATATCACCTGAGGCTTACGAATGGGTCCTGCAAACTGAACCTGAGCACTGGGCAAATGCATTTTTCTAG